The genomic segment GATCATGATCAGTGAACAATAAGTCGTTTTACTCAGACTGAATGCTCAATGACTCTGTCCCATAGAGCTTGACTGGAGGAGGTGTGAGCGAGGAGCatctgtctgaactgatgagtgTCACCGAAGAGGCCGCACTGTGATTCACGGATCCTGCATTTAATAAGCCCTGATCAGGCTTCAGAACAGACAAAGTGACAAGCCACCATGCTTTCACAGCTGACACTTTACCTCCAGACAATTACTGACAAACAGACGCCAAAGCCCCTATATGGGGCATATCATCACAAAACAAAGGCCAAGTGCATGTATGCATGGGCTGAGAGTTGGACTGAGAAGGACAAGGAAGCTCAGCACACACCTTTATCCTTATGTAGATAACACTGCAACGGCTTTCTGTGCCCAGCAAGAGCAATAAACTACTCTTCTTATGATAAGGTATGCAGCAGGAGTTGCGAAATCCTCTGGCTGCTGGCTTTACGGATAGACTCCTGCTGTTGTCCTGTATCCCCGTCAAGATTGCTTAACCTAGGCCTACAGAGAAAAAACTAAACAATGTCCCATGCATACTGTGGCGAGTCGGCCGACGAAAACAATAGCTGGACGGCCTATTCTTTAGGGATGTTGATGGTATTTTGGAAACCAGCCTACAGTGGAGTGAATGTCCCAGAGGGTTCCGCGTCTCTATATGGTGTCAGCTGTCAAGAACTTACCCAAAGATCTGATCCCCAGTCCATGTCTGACAAGTTCAGATGTCTAAaggatttctctctgttcttcagcaaaaataaaaacactttcacgagatttcccccccccccctctcaaaAAAAACTTCAGCCTCGAAAGCGGAGATGGCGGAGGAAATGTTGTGGAGGAAGTCTACGCCTTCTCCTTGGCACGGCTCTCCTGTTTCTTCCAGCGAGAGAAAATATGTTCACTCGCTTTTCCTGAAACAAGTTTGGgtcccagagagagagcgagagagagagagagagagagagagagagagagggggcgggagggaaggaggggaggagggtgggaatAAGCTTTCCAACAGCATTTGTGTTTGCTTTATCTTAAAGAAGCAGTGTTGAGTTTATTTTCATCATAAATTGTTTCAGAAAGAGGATCTTTTCAGTAAAGGGTTAGGTAAAttcgttttttttctgtcaccaCGCGCCTACTGTATGGAAAGTAGCCTAGCATTAGACTCCAGCCATAAAATAATTCAGTTAGGACTACATAGTCTAATCTTTAATGTAAACCCAGCAATTAAGAGGCGGACTACCCGAGGGGAGATATTTAACAAGATGACGATGAGTAGCAAGAGATCAAATATCTAatatagcctatagctatcGGCCGagccctaacgaaaaatcactataacattcctataatattcttatagggacttatagtgtgtctgttgtactcagtagtgagtttatagtgaccttatcatactttatggtaggctattattttttttaatgtagaaccataatattcctgtaggatATTACACTTGGTGTATAGCTTTGCTGTGAGATTTGCATAGTAATCCGTATAAATGTTATTATGGGATTGGCATTTTTTCGTAAGGGAGATTCCACAATAtctaattatattatttaagaTCGACTTTGCATGCAGGCAGTAGTGTAGtcaaagacatacacacacacacacacacacacacacacacacatatatatatatataggcagGTGGTCTATAAGGagtttttatttcaatatttaaCGCCCTGGCTATATGCTCAGataagaactatagtaatcctataatacatttagAAGAATACTTTACAATTCTCACAGTAAAGCTTTAAAATAGAATGCAGCTACTATCATAGAAAGCCATAACATAGAAAGTCCTACAGTAAAACCATAGGAGGTTAAtgataccataaagtatgataaggtcactttAAAGTCACTGCTCAGTACCACTGTGAATCCCTacaggaatactataggaatattatggtgatcCCCAttaggattcttcttctttctcttcctccttaaCTAACACCGCCCTGCTCATTGTACtgatgtatttgcatgtgtaagATGACGTCAGTGTACCTGTTGAGACGGGACGCCCCTCCCTCCCAGGTCAGTGAGATTCTGCAGCACAAGGCTGACACCATGTGTTTGGAGAAACACTCAACCCGTGTGACGCCTACTGTTACTGTAACCTGCAGGTAAGAGTTCACTCGAGAAATGATTTTACCAAATGCGTTCAGAGTTCTTGCGAAGGTTTAACATCTTACAGTGTATTCGACATGTTCCTCCTGTAATCTTTCCACCCTGCATATTCTTAAAGTTGTTGAAAATGTCACTacaataggcctactgtatgtttatttctgaaatttctgaggaagtgaaagagaggtagaacaggaagaggaaaacatTTCTTTGTCAGGATGCTTTAATTACTGGAGTCAATCAATGGCATTTGACACAGTAGCAACTTAAGCGCACACGACTACAACAAGCACCCTGATATAAGAATATCACAGGAATACACAGCTGTAGTTCAGTCTTTTCTGACTTTCCAAAAGACATTTGTTCATGCTATCTCAGATGCATTCTGCAATTTCCCCTATTCTACTCACCTGTTCCTCATCTCCTTAttgagagaacaagagaaatgTGCTAAGAGTAATGTGCCCATGAGCTacatattttctatttatttgtaTGTTGTATTGTCATGTACTGGATGTTCAGTAGGAACAGTAGCTAGAGGTATGCATGCTactcctgctctccctgcttctcctgagcagctgcagaggcaGACACTGGTCTTATCTTCATGGCTGTGCTCTTGAGAGAGTAGTTCGTCCCCTTCCAATGACCCCAGCTTACACAGACACTGCCAAATCCGATGCCACCAGGTGCATACATGCCGTTGGGGTTTGCGTTGTAGCAGTAATTGAACCAGAATGCACCGAGATGAAGTTGAGCACAGCTGACATCTGAAAGGTCCTGGTCTCTGTCATATGTGCTGAACTTCATGTTGTTGTGATATGACAAACTGTCCCCTAGGAAGGCAAAGGATGATAATTTGAGCTCAACTGAAATACAGGTAATTATTTGAAACTCAGAAATACTTGCAATTCAATCCAGGGGTTTCCACCACACATgcacttaataaataaataaataaataaataactaaataaataggctactgtacattcatagtgttttggaaatgaactcacTCTTTTTGAAAACATTTGTTCAGTTACTGATGGTGCATTAATTTAGTCTGACAGCAGTTTCAAACAAAACTTTGCCTCTGGGGACCCACATTttcaatgaagaaaaaaaagcctaCAGTAAAACTGATTTTACAGGCTACTGTGTTTTATCTAATGGAGATTAATGTGTCATTAGTTCTCTAACCTAATAGTCCACAGTTTTCCACTAGCTTTGAGAAGGCTTAACTCAACAAAAACAATTTGAGATCCATTTTTCCTGGATAATTTGGGGACCCGTTTTGATATTCCTGAGGCCCACCTTTGAATCCCACTCAAGACtttgaaaaaaactgaaaaaagatAAGGGAACCTTTACAtccaaagtttaaaaaaaataaattaaataaaataaaaaaaatcgaatCTATTTTCTATATTGTTTGCAGAACACTGACTCTAATACCTTGACCCTCAAACCTAAGCTGCCGAACACGAGTCCCATGTTGCTCACCTGCCCCTCCGTCAATGTAGCTGCCCAGGCGGAGCTGGTAGCCGTAGTTCTCAGGATCGACTGAGAAGGAGGAGTACTGAGCGTAGACCTTCCCCCCCTCCCAGTCCTGCATGTCCACCCGCAGCTCATTCTTCTTCCTCATCGTCAGCAGGAACATGTTATCCAGCCCTGAGAAGACATACAAAAGGTCTGTTTCATTTTACCTCAAGCACCTAGGCCCTATCCTTCCTCTGTTATTTCTCCACATTTATTAATTTTTCCCCCAGACTATCTGTAAACCTACTTGTTTGCACTCacttgtcctccctccctcttaacGTCTCTCAAATTAGCTATCCCTTGATCTAAAGTCTCACTATTTGCTTCAACCCGCCCCTTGCAAATGAAGATGGAAAGGTTGAATGTTTCTTTCACTAAAATGCAGCACAGGCGCCAcgattttaatgcatttcaccCTAATTAACTCACCCAGCCAATACTCTCCAGCCACGTTCCCAAATCCATTCTTATAGTGCGCCCAGGGTCTGTAGAAGTTTTCAGTCCCATCCATCCTCCTCTGGATcacctgagggagagagagagagagagagagagagagagagagagagagaagacagagagtgatagagagaggggggggggagacagagagagagagagagagagagagaagacacacagagagagagaagacacacagagagagagagagagaggacagagagagagagagagaagacagagagagagagagagagaagataaagagagagagaagacagagagagagagagagagagggagagaagacaga from the Centroberyx gerrardi isolate f3 chromosome 3, fCenGer3.hap1.cur.20231027, whole genome shotgun sequence genome contains:
- the LOC139919593 gene encoding microfibril-associated glycoprotein 4-like, with translation MQVIFFLPLLVAVASAQSQFYLPIDCDDIYRHDNTSPSGVYTIFPGGPTTPLHAYCDMDTDGGRWTVIQRRMDGTENFYRPWAHYKNGFGNVAGEYWLGLDNMFLLTMRKKNELRVDMQDWEGGKVYAQYSSFSVDPENYGYQLRLGSYIDGGAGDSLSYHNNMKFSTYDRDQDLSDVSCAQLHLGAFWFNYCYNANPNGMYAPGGIGFGSVCVSWGHWKGTNYSLKSTAMKIRPVSASAAAQEKQGEQE